In Providencia zhijiangensis, a single window of DNA contains:
- the mlaA gene encoding phospholipid-binding lipoprotein MlaA: protein MKFRISSVLLAGVLMAGCASVDPETQQRSDPLEGFNRAMFNFNYNVLDPYVLRPVAVAWNDYVPMPARNGLSNFLGNLEEPASMLNSFFRGEVEQGFKHFNRFFLNSVFGIGGLIDVAGMANLQLVKEEPKRFGNTLGYYDVGYGPYVVLPGYGSATLREQGGDLADDLYPMLSYLTFWMSAGKWALEGIETRARLLDSDGLLKSSSDPYLMFREAYFQRNDFLSKGGTLQPADNPNAAVIEGELDSID, encoded by the coding sequence ATGAAGTTTCGCATAAGTAGCGTTCTTCTCGCGGGAGTTTTAATGGCTGGATGCGCGAGCGTTGACCCAGAAACGCAGCAGCGTTCAGACCCGTTAGAAGGCTTTAACCGAGCAATGTTTAACTTTAACTATAATGTCTTAGACCCATATGTCTTAAGACCTGTAGCCGTTGCTTGGAATGATTACGTGCCAATGCCTGCTCGAAACGGACTCAGTAACTTTCTCGGCAACCTTGAAGAACCAGCCAGTATGTTAAACAGCTTTTTCCGTGGGGAAGTGGAGCAAGGCTTTAAGCACTTTAACCGCTTCTTCTTGAACTCGGTGTTTGGTATCGGTGGCTTAATTGATGTTGCTGGCATGGCAAACCTTCAGTTAGTCAAAGAAGAACCGAAGCGTTTCGGAAATACGTTAGGCTACTATGATGTGGGTTACGGTCCATATGTGGTTTTACCGGGTTATGGCAGCGCAACATTGCGTGAGCAAGGCGGTGACCTAGCAGACGATCTCTACCCAATGCTGAGTTATTTAACGTTCTGGATGTCAGCGGGTAAATGGGCACTGGAAGGTATTGAAACCCGTGCAAGATTACTTGATTCTGATGGATTGCTGAAAAGCTCTTCCGACCCTTACTTAATGTTCCGCGAAGCTTACTTCCAACGTAATGATTTCTTATCGAAAGGGGGAACGCTGCAACCAGCAGATAACCCAAATGCGGCGGTCATTGAAGGCGAGTTGGATTCGATTGACTAA
- a CDS encoding GNAT family N-acetyltransferase: MKITVTHEITPEDKEELFTGLRSYNRSFLQNSYFGQLGVYSKDDNGIMQGGLLASIKGRWLCIDYLWVDESMRKNGLGSQLMHVAEEESKKLGCHNALVDTFSFQALPFYEKLGYVKQMSLPNFPELGMQRHYLSKEI, from the coding sequence ATGAAAATTACAGTTACACATGAGATTACCCCTGAAGATAAAGAAGAATTATTTACTGGGCTAAGAAGCTACAACCGATCTTTTTTACAAAATAGCTATTTTGGACAACTTGGTGTGTATAGCAAAGATGATAATGGGATCATGCAGGGGGGGCTTCTCGCATCAATTAAAGGTCGATGGTTATGTATTGATTATCTGTGGGTGGATGAGTCAATGCGTAAGAATGGATTAGGTAGCCAATTAATGCACGTTGCAGAAGAAGAGAGTAAAAAACTCGGCTGCCACAATGCATTGGTGGATACCTTTAGTTTCCAAGCTTTGCCATTTTATGAAAAACTGGGTTATGTGAAACAAATGTCACTCCCTAATTTCCCTGAATTAGGCATGCAGCGCCATTATCTTTCTAAAGAGATATAA
- a CDS encoding SLC13 family permease → MTLTIIIFVLVYIAMAFGKLPGFKVDRTGAAVIGALAMMAIDSITPPHAWNAIDYRTIGMLFGLMVVSASFVVSGFYSWTADRVAMLKVSAPTLLAVLIAVGGLLSALLTNDVVVVAMTPLLVSITLSRGLNPIPFLLGFCFAANNGATGSLIGSPQNMIAAQGLDISFVGLLQSSAIPALLSLPLTWLVLVWLYRNRWYLAKEPSNTPKTVSPPTPLDTWETAKAGVITLAVIVAFVVSDIPKELIALTAAGFLLLNRSIASSDMLKLVDGNLLLLIMGLFVVNAAFAGTGLPQQMLNDLRAHGVELNNPFILFLITGVLSTIVGNNPSVMLLVPFLTPDGNADALGAALVLGSGFSSNLFVFGSLAGIIVVEQAAAYGVKITFSEFAKSGGIVAVLCMLLATVWILFAL, encoded by the coding sequence ATGACGCTTACCATTATTATTTTTGTACTGGTCTATATTGCCATGGCATTTGGCAAACTGCCCGGCTTTAAAGTTGATAGAACGGGCGCCGCCGTCATCGGTGCATTAGCCATGATGGCCATCGACAGCATTACGCCACCTCATGCCTGGAATGCTATTGATTACCGCACTATTGGCATGCTATTTGGTTTGATGGTGGTATCGGCTTCGTTTGTGGTTTCGGGCTTTTATAGCTGGACCGCAGATCGCGTGGCGATGCTCAAAGTCAGTGCGCCTACGCTGCTTGCCGTACTGATCGCTGTCGGCGGATTACTTTCCGCACTGTTAACCAACGACGTGGTTGTCGTCGCGATGACGCCGTTATTGGTCTCCATCACGCTATCTCGCGGGCTTAATCCCATCCCGTTTCTGCTTGGATTCTGTTTTGCCGCCAACAACGGCGCAACAGGCTCACTGATTGGTAGCCCGCAAAATATGATTGCGGCACAAGGGCTAGATATCTCCTTCGTGGGCTTGCTTCAATCTTCAGCAATACCCGCACTATTATCCTTACCACTTACATGGCTGGTACTGGTTTGGCTATATCGCAATCGTTGGTACTTAGCTAAAGAGCCGAGTAATACGCCAAAAACGGTCTCTCCTCCAACACCGCTCGATACTTGGGAAACCGCTAAAGCCGGTGTGATCACACTCGCGGTAATTGTGGCTTTTGTGGTGAGTGATATACCAAAAGAGTTAATCGCATTAACGGCTGCGGGTTTCCTATTATTGAACCGATCTATTGCTTCTAGCGATATGCTCAAGTTAGTGGATGGGAATTTATTACTATTAATCATGGGATTATTTGTCGTCAACGCGGCCTTTGCGGGAACAGGATTACCACAGCAAATGCTGAACGATTTACGTGCCCATGGTGTTGAACTCAATAACCCCTTCATTCTGTTTTTAATCACTGGTGTCCTCAGTACTATTGTCGGAAATAACCCCTCCGTCATGCTACTAGTTCCTTTTTTAACGCCAGACGGTAACGCTGATGCATTAGGCGCCGCATTGGTGCTTGGCTCCGGCTTTTCCAGTAACTTATTTGTGTTTGGTAGTTTGGCGGGCATTATTGTGGTGGAACAGGCCGCTGCTTATGGCGTGAAAATTACATTCTCAGAATTTGCTAAATCAGGGGGAATTGTCGCGGTGCTCTGTATGTTATTAGCCACCGTTTGGATTCTGTTTGCGTTATAA
- a CDS encoding cyclase family protein: MANEILNALKVLKSKKWVDLTHSFDKDSPHFFMFDSAEFKTLFGYSDGFFAQQFTFPGQYGTHIDAPCHFVEGKRFLHELELQELVLPLIVIDQSERAAQDPNFAFSRDDVLAFEREYGRIEPDSFVALRTDWHKRWPSQEAMDNKDAEGNNQIPGWGMDALKFLFEERGIKAIGHETFDTDAAKDFRQNNALLGEYYVLEQDTYQIELMANLDQLPTRGAVIFNIVAKPNNASGFPVRSFAILP; encoded by the coding sequence ATGGCTAACGAGATTTTAAATGCACTAAAGGTCTTAAAATCCAAAAAATGGGTGGATTTAACGCACAGCTTTGATAAAGATTCTCCTCATTTCTTTATGTTTGATTCTGCAGAATTTAAAACATTATTTGGCTACTCTGACGGTTTTTTTGCTCAGCAATTTACCTTTCCTGGGCAATACGGTACGCATATTGACGCGCCTTGCCATTTTGTGGAAGGAAAACGTTTTTTACATGAATTGGAACTGCAAGAATTGGTCTTACCGCTGATTGTTATCGACCAATCTGAGCGGGCTGCACAAGACCCTAATTTTGCTTTTTCTCGTGATGATGTTTTAGCCTTTGAGCGCGAGTATGGGCGAATCGAACCCGATAGCTTTGTGGCGCTACGCACAGACTGGCATAAGCGTTGGCCTTCTCAGGAAGCGATGGATAATAAAGACGCTGAAGGTAATAACCAAATTCCGGGGTGGGGTATGGATGCGCTCAAGTTTTTATTTGAAGAGCGTGGCATTAAAGCCATTGGGCATGAAACATTTGATACTGATGCAGCAAAAGATTTTCGCCAAAATAATGCGCTATTAGGCGAATATTACGTATTAGAACAAGATACTTACCAAATAGAGTTGATGGCGAATTTAGATCAATTACCAACTCGTGGCGCCGTGATTTTTAATATTGTCGCTAAACCTAATAATGCGAGTGGGTTTCCTGTTCGCTCATTTGCTATTCTTCCCTGA
- a CDS encoding MetQ/NlpA family ABC transporter substrate-binding protein, with amino-acid sequence MFKQKIINLSLVATAIIVLAGCGDNKEKDSSDKKQITIGFGVGNYIDQVDKGIVPILEKKGYQVTLRQFSQNRQINPAFEEGAIDASVNQSRAYMEAYNQKNNINMVALADSPSAPQSLRSNKHKTLDDVQDGMIVALSNDPVNAERGARILEQLGWIKIKPNVSTLSFSVNDIEPAKYKLDIRETDAAQGLRLLDDVDFVVVNGNYVASAGQRIADGLVVENSPLEHRVVVSVLQKDLDTQWAKDLKEAFESKEYADYIRSQRIYDGFIEPAAWANYSK; translated from the coding sequence ATGTTCAAACAAAAAATAATAAATTTATCTTTAGTGGCAACCGCAATCATTGTATTGGCAGGATGTGGTGATAATAAAGAAAAAGACAGTTCAGATAAAAAGCAAATTACGATTGGCTTCGGTGTCGGGAATTATATTGATCAGGTCGATAAAGGCATTGTGCCTATTTTAGAGAAAAAAGGTTACCAAGTGACCTTACGTCAATTTTCACAGAATAGGCAAATTAACCCTGCATTTGAAGAAGGGGCAATTGACGCATCAGTAAACCAAAGTCGCGCATATATGGAAGCGTATAACCAAAAAAATAACATTAATATGGTCGCATTGGCCGATTCACCAAGCGCACCGCAGAGCTTACGTTCGAATAAACACAAAACGCTGGATGACGTGCAAGATGGCATGATTGTCGCGCTGTCAAATGACCCTGTAAACGCGGAACGTGGTGCTCGAATTTTAGAGCAACTGGGTTGGATTAAAATCAAGCCGAATGTCAGTACGCTCAGCTTTAGCGTCAATGACATTGAACCTGCAAAATATAAGCTCGATATCCGTGAAACAGATGCCGCGCAAGGTTTACGTCTATTGGATGATGTGGATTTTGTGGTAGTGAATGGTAACTATGTAGCGAGTGCAGGGCAGCGTATTGCGGATGGTTTGGTTGTTGAAAATTCACCACTTGAGCATCGCGTTGTGGTTTCTGTGCTACAAAAAGATCTCGATACTCAATGGGCTAAAGATTTAAAAGAGGCTTTTGAATCAAAAGAGTATGCAGATTATATTCGCTCTCAGCGTATTTATGATGGTTTTATTGAACCTGCTGCGTGGGCAAATTATTCTAAATAA
- a CDS encoding CMD domain-containing protein, whose translation MTVKFDLINNILNLTPDSELAKTRAERPVSTENTQAAFEAIFSVPSQILPLNVKYYFALSVAKITGSVLLAKYYAELLSSQSIVEITPDITLAEKYLRVLTSNPNQADYALTQQFIQQGWSESDIILLAQLITFVTYQSRLVAGLELLVGQNPNSDNKAVQHFPITAGNWNHATTTQLGQPSPTAFTQLQLGWESWLSARDVNSLSDDETQTLKKHGQLNSEYFLLLAHQSEILALRTQIDRGIFYTSGGLPRWEREFAAAAVSKVNGCIYCASVHARKASQYAKEHLVDVEKLLATPAGSVLAEGYEPRLLATVSLVASLSATPIQASVEQIEQLRSLGLTELELLDLIQSSAFFSWANRLMLTLGEPFELPENKE comes from the coding sequence ATGACAGTAAAATTTGATTTAATTAACAATATTCTTAACCTGACACCAGACTCAGAATTAGCGAAAACCCGCGCAGAAAGACCGGTTTCAACAGAGAATACTCAAGCCGCTTTTGAGGCCATTTTTTCTGTACCCTCTCAAATACTGCCTCTAAATGTGAAATATTATTTTGCGCTTTCCGTGGCAAAAATTACTGGTTCAGTATTACTCGCAAAATATTATGCTGAATTATTATCATCACAATCTATCGTCGAAATAACACCTGACATTACGCTTGCTGAGAAATATCTTCGAGTATTAACCAGTAATCCAAATCAAGCGGATTACGCTTTAACGCAACAATTTATTCAGCAAGGATGGTCCGAGTCCGATATTATTTTATTGGCTCAGTTAATTACATTTGTCACTTATCAATCCCGCTTAGTTGCTGGATTGGAATTATTAGTTGGACAGAATCCGAATTCAGATAATAAAGCAGTTCAACACTTTCCAATTACAGCAGGAAATTGGAATCACGCAACGACAACACAATTGGGACAACCATCACCAACCGCTTTTACACAACTGCAATTAGGTTGGGAATCTTGGTTATCTGCACGAGATGTCAATTCGTTAAGTGACGATGAAACTCAAACGCTGAAAAAACATGGACAATTAAATTCTGAGTATTTCCTTCTGTTAGCTCATCAAAGCGAAATTTTAGCGCTACGTACACAGATAGACCGCGGTATTTTTTATACCTCAGGTGGATTACCTCGTTGGGAGAGAGAGTTTGCCGCCGCTGCAGTCAGTAAAGTGAATGGCTGCATTTATTGCGCCTCAGTTCATGCGCGCAAAGCTAGCCAGTATGCAAAAGAACATCTCGTTGATGTCGAGAAACTATTAGCAACACCCGCCGGAAGCGTACTTGCTGAAGGCTATGAACCAAGGCTTTTAGCTACCGTTTCTCTTGTCGCTTCGCTCTCAGCTACGCCGATTCAAGCCTCTGTTGAACAAATCGAACAATTACGTTCATTAGGATTAACGGAGCTAGAATTACTCGACTTAATTCAATCCAGTGCTTTTTTCTCATGGGCTAATCGCTTAATGCTGACATTGGGAGAACCGTTTGAACTCCCTGAAAATAAGGAGTAA
- a CDS encoding FAD/NAD(P)-binding protein codes for MDKVIGLAALEAQINQDLQYLNLPIGSWSLSDEDLDKQQINVAIIGAGMSGITAAFALKLRGINAIVFDQAASGKEGPWQTPALMETLRSPKQVVGPALASPSLTFQAWFKAQFGDDAWENLDKIPRLQWGEYLQWFKTMTAPTLLNQHQLVDVKLIPQGRELTFDTPNGQVYFIAQHVVIATGMESFSEPNIPEFMDKIPTQYWEHSYAGSNYQRFNGLDIGVVGYSAGAMDSSATALEHGAKSVELLIRAKEMPRVNRGKVAGSAGFTNAYGYFTDAQKWHYADYVLKAKTPAPHGSTLRVSRHTHAYFNFDTQVNDVTVKENKLHVATTQGDFSFDYLILATGYRLNWQKHSAFHRLAPFIKTWKDVYTPPKGEENDELAAHPYLGEHFELQAKSGYEFPFIDHFYCFNLSASLSMGPVIGLIPGTNTGAERLADHIAAKLYLAHRQQHLELVKTSTENELLGDEWQPALPPAQRVQLIENVE; via the coding sequence ATGGATAAGGTTATTGGATTAGCCGCTCTAGAGGCGCAAATAAATCAGGATTTACAGTATCTTAATTTGCCGATTGGTTCATGGTCGCTATCAGATGAAGATCTCGATAAACAACAGATTAATGTTGCCATTATCGGTGCGGGCATGTCGGGAATTACTGCGGCTTTTGCCTTGAAATTACGGGGAATTAACGCCATCGTTTTTGACCAAGCAGCCTCAGGCAAAGAAGGCCCTTGGCAAACGCCAGCTTTGATGGAAACCTTGCGGTCACCTAAACAGGTTGTCGGTCCTGCTCTCGCCTCTCCCTCTTTAACATTCCAAGCCTGGTTTAAAGCTCAATTTGGCGATGATGCGTGGGAAAATCTCGATAAAATTCCACGTTTACAATGGGGTGAGTACCTACAATGGTTTAAAACCATGACGGCACCCACACTGCTGAATCAGCACCAATTAGTCGATGTTAAATTAATCCCTCAAGGTCGTGAATTAACGTTTGACACTCCCAATGGACAGGTCTATTTTATCGCGCAGCATGTTGTGATTGCAACGGGTATGGAGTCATTTAGCGAGCCTAACATCCCAGAATTTATGGATAAAATTCCAACCCAATACTGGGAACATTCATATGCAGGTAGCAACTATCAGCGATTTAACGGACTTGATATTGGCGTTGTAGGCTACAGTGCGGGGGCGATGGACAGTTCAGCCACTGCATTAGAACATGGTGCTAAGTCTGTTGAGTTATTGATCCGAGCAAAAGAGATGCCGCGAGTAAACCGAGGAAAGGTCGCCGGAAGTGCCGGTTTTACCAATGCCTATGGGTATTTTACCGATGCGCAAAAATGGCATTATGCCGACTATGTTTTGAAAGCGAAAACCCCAGCCCCTCATGGCAGCACACTGCGTGTTTCTCGCCATACTCATGCATATTTTAACTTCGATACGCAAGTCAATGATGTCACCGTCAAAGAGAATAAATTGCACGTTGCCACCACTCAGGGGGACTTCTCTTTTGATTACCTCATTTTAGCGACAGGCTATCGACTGAATTGGCAGAAACACAGCGCATTTCATCGCTTAGCACCGTTTATTAAAACATGGAAAGATGTTTATACCCCACCTAAAGGTGAAGAAAATGATGAACTTGCCGCACATCCCTATCTTGGTGAACACTTTGAATTACAAGCAAAATCGGGTTACGAGTTTCCATTTATCGACCATTTTTATTGCTTCAATTTAAGTGCCTCACTCAGCATGGGTCCCGTAATTGGTCTGATCCCAGGTACCAATACCGGAGCTGAGCGTTTAGCGGATCATATTGCAGCTAAATTGTATCTGGCCCATCGGCAGCAGCACCTTGAGTTGGTTAAAACCAGTACAGAAAATGAGTTATTAGGTGATGAATGGCAGCCTGCCTTACCTCCCGCTCAGCGCGTACAACTGATTGAAAATGTGGAGTAA
- a CDS encoding methionine ABC transporter ATP-binding protein, with protein MIEFNNVQKIYEKNGQSLVALQDINLHINKGDIFGFIGYSGAGKSSLIRLVNQLEKPTGGSIKVDQHNLAEHTPSQIRAHKKSIGMIFQHFNLLETKTVEQNVAMPLVLLGIDKHEITRRVDNILEYVELSDKKHQYPNQLSGGQKQRVGIARALINNPQILLCDEATSALDPQTTASILALLQKINREQKITILLVTHEMEVIEQICHRVAVMESGRIVEEGTVLDIFANPQHSTTQKFVGTVLNEKIPERVLHQLEHQEDVYRLEFLGKSAQEPVVNELIIKNIIKINILFANMKEINGVVLGSMFVQMLGDKQHIDEAITYLRHRGVAVNKGTV; from the coding sequence ATGATTGAATTTAACAATGTCCAAAAGATCTATGAAAAAAATGGGCAATCCTTAGTCGCTCTACAAGATATTAATTTGCATATCAATAAAGGTGATATTTTTGGTTTTATTGGTTATAGCGGTGCAGGTAAAAGCTCCCTGATCCGCTTAGTCAATCAATTAGAAAAGCCAACCGGTGGCTCCATCAAGGTCGATCAGCACAATTTAGCGGAGCATACCCCATCGCAAATACGGGCTCATAAAAAAAGCATCGGAATGATTTTCCAACATTTCAATTTGTTGGAAACCAAGACCGTTGAACAGAATGTTGCAATGCCTCTGGTTTTACTCGGCATTGATAAGCACGAAATTACCCGTCGTGTAGATAACATTCTCGAATACGTTGAATTGAGCGATAAGAAACACCAATACCCTAACCAGCTTTCTGGTGGGCAAAAACAGCGTGTTGGAATAGCAAGAGCGTTAATTAATAATCCGCAAATCTTGCTGTGTGATGAGGCAACCTCTGCCTTGGATCCACAAACTACCGCCTCCATTTTGGCATTACTGCAAAAAATCAATCGTGAGCAGAAAATTACCATTCTATTGGTCACTCATGAAATGGAAGTCATTGAGCAGATTTGTCATCGTGTCGCCGTTATGGAATCCGGTCGCATTGTTGAAGAAGGCACAGTACTTGATATTTTTGCCAATCCTCAACATTCGACCACGCAAAAATTTGTGGGTACGGTACTCAATGAAAAAATTCCGGAGCGTGTACTCCATCAGCTTGAACATCAAGAAGATGTGTATCGATTAGAGTTTTTAGGCAAATCGGCTCAAGAGCCTGTAGTGAATGAACTTATCATAAAAAATATTATTAAAATCAATATCCTGTTTGCCAACATGAAAGAGATCAATGGCGTCGTTTTAGGCAGTATGTTTGTGCAAATGTTAGGAGATAAACAACATATTGATGAAGCCATAACCTATTTACGCCATCGTGGCGTTGCAGTGAATAAGGGGACAGTATGA
- a CDS encoding methionine ABC transporter permease, whose translation MNEFFETALTSKQFLLAMSETFTMVSIALVLGSLFGILLGILLVITRPEGIWENKRIYRVINPIINIFRSLPFIILLVAIIPLTRFVVGTSIGTTAAIVPLVIYIAPYTARLVENSLLSVHSGIIEAADAMGATNWQIVWHFILPEAKSSLILSLTAASITLVGATAMAGAVGGGGVGDLALNYGYQRFDNVAMAITVVTLVIIVQGIQFIGDTLARKARFH comes from the coding sequence ATGAATGAGTTTTTTGAAACAGCACTGACAAGTAAACAATTTTTATTGGCCATGTCAGAAACATTCACTATGGTGAGTATTGCGCTTGTCCTAGGTTCACTATTCGGGATCTTATTGGGAATTTTATTAGTTATTACACGACCAGAAGGGATTTGGGAAAATAAACGTATTTATCGCGTGATTAACCCTATAATTAATATATTCCGTTCACTACCTTTTATTATTTTATTAGTGGCAATAATCCCATTAACGCGCTTTGTGGTAGGAACATCTATTGGCACCACCGCAGCCATTGTGCCCTTAGTCATTTATATTGCGCCTTATACGGCAAGATTGGTCGAGAATTCATTACTCAGTGTCCATTCAGGCATTATTGAAGCCGCCGATGCAATGGGGGCGACCAACTGGCAAATTGTGTGGCACTTTATTTTACCAGAAGCAAAGTCATCATTAATTTTAAGTTTAACCGCTGCCAGTATAACGTTAGTTGGAGCAACCGCGATGGCTGGAGCTGTTGGCGGCGGCGGTGTTGGTGACCTTGCGCTAAATTATGGTTATCAACGCTTTGATAATGTTGCTATGGCAATTACGGTTGTGACCTTGGTGATTATAGTGCAAGGAATACAGTTTATTGGTGACACTTTGGCAAGAAAGGCGCGTTTTCACTAG
- a CDS encoding potassium/proton antiporter, with protein sequence MPTIEQLILLSSILILLGIFSSKLSARLGLPMLVMFLFIGMLAGEDGLGKITFDNVNVSYAVGSLALALILFDGGLQTSVKSIKLVWKPAFTLATVGVLITAGITGLAAAYILGIPLLEGLLLGAIVGSTDAAAVFSLLRNAGIYLNERLQATLEIESATNDPMAIFLTVGLLQLLMNPQASGSELALLFVSQMGIGAAVGIGVGWISIKIINKIKLLAAGLYPVLVAACGLFSFGVASNLDGSGFLSIFVTGVVIGNHSFVFQRNTFLFHDGLAWLSQIIMFVMLGLLVNPSSLIEVWQEGLLIALVLTFVARPLAVVPVLKLFRFTRNEIALISWVGLRGSVPIILAIFPFIFGLPGANLIFDVVFFVVLISATLQGSTLPYFARKLNLMQPPPLIPAATLDITAVDQIDADLVEYTLGEDCSAVGRRLSQLALPDQTVIAMITREKSVLPPRGSTILMANDHLFVVLKPQNRLFLERLFSGQTSSEPTIMELPESGLSLKGTT encoded by the coding sequence ATGCCGACTATCGAACAACTTATATTGCTTTCATCCATATTGATTTTACTCGGTATTTTTTCGAGCAAACTGTCTGCAAGACTGGGTTTGCCTATGCTGGTTATGTTTCTCTTTATTGGCATGCTGGCAGGTGAGGATGGCTTAGGGAAAATTACCTTTGATAACGTCAATGTTTCTTATGCTGTTGGCTCTCTCGCCCTTGCTCTGATTCTTTTCGATGGTGGACTACAAACCTCAGTAAAATCAATTAAGCTAGTCTGGAAACCTGCATTCACCTTAGCGACCGTTGGGGTTTTGATTACTGCGGGTATCACTGGGTTAGCCGCTGCCTACATTTTAGGTATTCCACTTCTTGAAGGGTTACTTTTAGGTGCCATTGTTGGCTCAACGGATGCCGCTGCCGTATTTTCACTGCTACGCAATGCAGGCATTTACCTAAACGAGCGTTTACAGGCGACTTTAGAGATAGAGAGTGCAACCAACGACCCGATGGCCATATTTTTAACCGTTGGTCTGCTGCAACTTCTAATGAACCCACAAGCTTCCGGCAGTGAATTGGCGTTATTATTTGTTAGTCAAATGGGAATCGGTGCTGCTGTAGGGATTGGGGTTGGTTGGATTTCAATAAAAATTATCAACAAAATTAAGTTACTCGCCGCAGGTCTTTATCCTGTTTTAGTGGCTGCCTGTGGTTTATTTTCATTCGGTGTCGCCAGTAATTTAGATGGCAGTGGCTTCTTATCTATTTTTGTCACGGGTGTGGTTATTGGTAATCACTCGTTTGTTTTTCAACGCAATACCTTTTTATTCCATGATGGGCTGGCATGGTTAAGCCAAATCATCATGTTCGTGATGTTAGGCTTACTGGTTAACCCTAGCTCGTTAATTGAGGTATGGCAGGAAGGGTTGCTCATTGCGCTAGTATTAACCTTTGTAGCAAGACCACTCGCAGTTGTCCCAGTACTCAAACTATTTCGCTTCACACGAAATGAGATAGCACTTATCTCCTGGGTGGGGCTAAGAGGCTCTGTCCCGATTATTTTGGCTATTTTCCCCTTTATTTTTGGATTACCGGGTGCCAACCTTATTTTTGATGTTGTCTTCTTCGTGGTTCTAATTTCTGCAACATTACAAGGTTCCACACTGCCTTACTTTGCCCGCAAGTTAAATCTTATGCAGCCACCACCGCTTATACCCGCTGCGACATTAGATATTACCGCTGTCGACCAGATTGATGCTGACTTAGTCGAATATACTCTGGGCGAGGACTGCTCTGCTGTGGGGCGCCGATTATCTCAATTAGCACTACCGGACCAAACCGTGATTGCGATGATCACCCGAGAAAAAAGCGTGTTACCACCTCGCGGGTCAACAATCTTAATGGCGAATGATCATTTGTTTGTCGTACTAAAACCACAAAATCGCTTATTCCTAGAAAGATTATTCTCTGGTCAAACGTCTTCGGAGCCAACCATTATGGAGTTACCTGAGTCTGGTTTAAGCTTAAAAGGTACAACGTGA
- a CDS encoding transporter associated domain-containing protein has protein sequence MIEVDSDKTLNQFIHVNTENEPSQGDVIKLDNIQIKIDEMIGPRIVTVILEPVKIQQE, from the coding sequence TTGATTGAAGTTGATTCCGATAAAACACTCAATCAATTTATTCACGTTAATACTGAAAATGAACCCTCTCAAGGGGATGTGATTAAGCTAGATAACATACAAATAAAAATTGATGAAATGATCGGTCCACGTATCGTTACCGTTATTTTAGAGCCAGTAAAAATCCAGCAGGAATAA
- a CDS encoding helix-turn-helix domain-containing protein, producing the protein MNTKYPVACAVGQKIKSLRKAQGYTVFQLAKEIDISEQQLFRYERGVNRIDIDCLVRVLKVLGVNMGEFFSEVLQDDINASEERESKGFNDSLYSLV; encoded by the coding sequence ATGAATACAAAATATCCTGTCGCTTGTGCAGTTGGACAAAAAATTAAATCTTTAAGAAAAGCTCAAGGCTATACAGTTTTCCAATTAGCTAAAGAGATCGACATTAGTGAACAACAACTATTTCGTTATGAACGAGGTGTGAATCGTATTGATATCGATTGTTTAGTTCGCGTATTAAAGGTATTAGGCGTAAATATGGGAGAGTTCTTCAGTGAAGTTCTCCAGGATGATATCAATGCATCTGAGGAAAGAGAATCTAAAGGGTTTAACGACTCGCTTTATTCTCTCGTATGA